In Spirochaetota bacterium, the genomic stretch ACGATGAAGGGCTTCGGTGTCTTTGATGCTCCTGCATTAATAATTCTTACAGCTGATGAGTGCTTGGAGACAAGAACGGCCAGTTCTGACATCGGTGGCCTTATTCAGACCATCTGCTTGACTGCTTTAGATTATGGTCTTGGAACCTGTATAAACGGACAAGGCATAATGTTTCCAGATGTTGTAAGAAAGGCTTTAGGCATTCCTGAATCGAAAAAATTGCATATTTGCATTGCCATTGGGTATCCAGACCTGGAACATCCAGCAAATAATCTGCAAAGCGAGAGGGAACCTATCGAAAACAACGTTACCTGGTTTGGTTTCGAGTAGATGACTGATATAATTATGAATGTCCAGAAATAATATGAGGATTGAAACCTTGGGATAACGCCATGATTAAATGGTATAAGAGGAAGAGGCCTTGCTCATAACCCCTTTCATGGCGGATATTCTCCTTACATAACTTGAACGAAATATGCATAGGCAAATTATCATAGCGTTATCCATTGATTCATGCTGGAGTTGGTTCTGTTATTCACGAAAATTGAAAGCATATTCTGAAATACAACAATGGAAAAAACACACCTTCTTAGACCTCATAATACTGTCATTATTGAGTCAGGCTAATGGTCATCACCCCATTGTCAGGTCTGCCTCCTTAAAGAGGATTTCATTGATGTTATCAGCAATATCTTTGGCCATAGCAACACCACCCTCTTTCTGATAACCCTCTGACATTGTCATCTTAAACTCGCGTACTGAGGTGCCATGTATACCACCCCTGCTGCCCATAACCCTTCCGGTTAAATCCTTAGACAGATCTGATGCAAAAAATAGCGCCAACTGGGCTGTCGGTTCAACTGAAATAATATTTTCGTTCATATCCTTCATTCCAGGCAGATTTGAAACCATTCTTGTATATCCGCTGGGGCTTACACAATTGACCCGTATGCCATACTTTGCCAGCTCCATTGCGGCAATCTTTGTAAATGCATAAATTCCGGCTTTAGCTGTGCCATAATTGATCTGACCGAAATTGCCGATAAGGCCAGACACTGAGGTAGTATTTATTATAACACCTCCGCTTCCCTGCGCTTTCATTATTCTCGCTACAGCCCTGGTACAGAGGAACGTATGCTTGGCATGAACCTTCAACACCATGTCCCAATCTTCCTCTGTCATATTCACAACAGTTCGATCCCTTAAAATGCCAGCGTTATTGACCAATATATCCAACCTGCCAAACTTTGACAAGGCAGTCCACATGAGAGAATCCGCGCCGTCTAACGTAGAAACATCTGCAAAATTTGACTCTGCTACGCCACCCGCTTCCCTGATTTCCTTTACCGTCTGATTAGCCACAGCAGCATCGCTGCCCGTACCGCTTACAGTACCACCCAAGTCATTGACAACAACCTTTGCTCCCTCTTTCGCCATGACCATGGCCTCAGCTCTCCCTACACCACGACCACCACCTGTTATTATTGCTACTTTACCATCTAAAAGTCCCATTTTTCCCCCTTTGCATTATGTGATAAAAATAAGCCTATTATTTATCTACTCAATATGGGATCAGGAATTGAGAAGGGTATCATACCCGCAGCTTGTAGCAGAAAGTAGGATATCCCAATCCCTTTCAACATGAGTAGTTTTGAATTACAATAATAAAAATTTCAAAAATCATGCCATGTGTCAAGTCACAAATGTACATCTCATCATGTAATACTGTAAAAAGGTCAAAGAGAAATTAACCCAAGGAAAGTTATTGACCAAATGAGATAGCGGTCATAATTATGCTATTATGACCGTTAAAAACATTTATATAGTGTATTATTATTCATTTAAGCGTATAAGCAAGGGGAGGATAATTAAGTGGATAAATTAGTCTTGTGACTGTATTAAAATCTCAATTAACTAAATCAGCGAGAATACATACTATATAGAATCATTTAAAATTAAACTAATCGGGGAAGAAGAGTGTAAATATGTCAGGCACACAAAAAATTGCTGTTTTTCAACAAAATAATAGCGGAGAAAAAAAAATCCAAGGCATAAAAAAATATGGGAAAGGCCTTATTTCTATAGAAATTATTTCCATTGATTCCCCCTTGCCATCATTAATTGAGAATGCAAGGAGTTACCTACCCTCTTTAATACAGGCTGATCTTGTTATCGATTTTCTCAAACATCCGGATATCTCTCTTGATCTTGCCCTTTTGTGCAGGGAGAAGGATATCCCTGTAATCGCCTCAGGGAAGAGATCAGTGATTGATGGCGTCATAACCCCTCCTACCTGATGCGGCCTCTCAAGGCAGGTCTGCCTTGGAGAATATGGAGTAAAATTTGGAGCGCCAGTTTTTTCTGTTACTGTACGCAACAATAGAATATCAGATATACAAGTTATTCGAGGTGCTCCTTGCGGAGCGACCTGGTCTGCGGCAGAGAGGGTTGTTGGTGATAGAATTGAGGATGCAAAATCACGAATAGGTTTGGAACTCCAATTCTTCTGCTCGGCTGATCCCTCAGGTTGGGATCCAATCTACGGGAAAAGCCCTGTTCATTTTGCAGGCAAAATTCATTCAACAGCGCTAACAACAGCCTTGCAGACACAATCATGATTAATCGCTGAATCCTATAGATTAGGTATTGTAAATGTTGGATATTAAACCCTGCCCGGAATTAATCTAGTTCGCTACAAATGAATGCGATTTAGACTGTGTCTATTGTTGCAACAACAGCAATACCAAAAAATCGAATGAGCTCTCCACTAGCGAAGCTAGGGAGTTGATTCTTCAGGTGGCAGAATTTTCAAAATACTTTGTAATAGTTGGTGGAGAACCGCTGTTAAGAGATGATATCTTTGAATTGTTTGAATATGCTCATATGATCGGCCTACCATGCAGCATAATAACAAAGGGAACAACCATTAATAGGAAACAGGCTGTAGATATGGCAACAATGAATGTGAATGTAAATATCGCTTTAGACGCAATGACCCCTAATGCATGTGATCAGTTGAGTCAATGTAATGGCGTTTTTGATAAAACAAAGGAAGCGATTGATATTTGTCATGAGTTTGGCATCCTACAAGGTATTACCTGCACCCTTACAAAACAAAACGCAAAGGAGACCTTTGATGTCCTGGATTTTGCTGCCAGCATCGGTGCAGAGGGATGCTGGATGAGTTTGCGTCCTTTAGGTCATGGGAAACACATTTATAATGACTATGCATTGACTAAAGATGAATATGAAAAATATCTGCATGCTTTCTTTCATCAAGCAGATGAAGTAAGTAAAAAGACAGGCCTATACTTCCATGTTTACGATCCAATATATTCACGTATTCTAGTTCAACATAATGTTCAGGCTTTAAAGATATGCGGTCTGGGGAAATATCTGAATGTTGACGCTGAAGGCAATGTTATAGCCTGTCTCTTTACAGATCTTCATGTTGGGAACATCAGGGAAAAGTCCATTAAGGAGATATGGTTGGAGGTAATATCCGATCAATTTTTTCAAAAAATCCATGATCCCACAAATCTTAAGGGCGCCTGTGGGGAGTGCCGTTACAACTCAATATGTGGTGGTTGTCGAGCTCGTGCATTTCAACTAACAGGAGACTGGTTTGCCTCTGATCCTGCCTGTTATTATACTATGTCAACTGATAGTAAAACATAAATAGCATCTGATATTTAAAGATTGTGAAGACTCACCTAATGTATAAATCAAATTGAATTTGACATAGAATTAGCCTATACTATCTATAGAATTAACTGAGAAGAGCATTAAACAATATGATAGATGAGAAGGGAAGGCTCATTCTATGCCAAATGAAATAATTGAATTAACGGTTCCAGAAGAATGCTACCTTGAGAGAATAGACAGATTTCTATCACAATCCCTTGAGATAGATACATCAAGAAACCATATCCAAAGGCTTATTAGGGATAATAACATTACTGCCAATGGGAAGGAGATCAAACAAAACTATAAAGTGAAAACCAATGATATAATTCGCATTGAGCTTCCAACTCCCCAGAAGCTAAAATTGGAGCGTGAGAATACTCCTTTAGATATTATTTATGAAGACAATTCGATTGCGGTCATAAACAAGCCCTCGGGCATTGTAGTGCATCCTGGGCCAGGACATTGGAACAAGACCCTCGTTAATGCCCTTCTATATCATTTTAATGATCTCTCCTCTATCGGCGGAATCCTTCGTCCGGGGATTGTGCACAGACTCGATAAAGACACCTGTGGGCTGATGATTATAGCTAAAAATGACCAATCACATAGATTCATTGTAGAGGAATTTTCACATAGAAGGGTAATAAAAAGATACTCAGCAATTGTTGTTGAAAAACCCAAAAGCGACCATGAAATAATAGACAAGCCAATTGGGAGACACCCAAAGTATCGTCATAAGATGACCATTATGCCTGATGGCAAAGATTCAGTAACAGAATATTATTTAAAAAGGATATGGAATACAGGAAATGGCATCTATTCCTTTATGGATATATTTCCCCATACAGGAAGGACACATCAAATAAGGGTTCATCTATCATCAAACGGCACGCCAGTTGTTGGGGATCCCATATATTCAAAGAAATGGCAATCCCATAAGGTCCCATTCCTCTTGCTTGCATCAACCTACCTAGAATTCACCAATCCGGAAAATAATGAGAGGTTGAGCTTTGAGACTCCCTTGCCTGAACATATTGAGAACTTCATTAAAAAGCTTGATAAACTCTCATTATGAACATGCAATATCAATGATAAAACATATGATTCTGCCGGGCTCCATATCAATAATCGAAATTATTGTTTTTTAGATAAATATAATAATTATGCTATAATTTATTTAATTATTGCACTTCTTTTATGTATTTGAGCTATAACTATTTATTTGTAATTAAAAAAGTACTTGCTAATATGTAACCCATATATATTTTTGACAAAAATTAAAAGGAGATAAAATATGCCAACAATAAGCGATATTAAAAGGCATGGGAAGAGGAGGTTTTATCTATTATTTGGTTCCATAGCGCTGATTTTTACATTTGCCGGAAGCATCGTTGCTGTAAAACTAATGAATGTTGTTCCTCAAAAAATTGGTTTCAAGGATTTACAATTTGTAAATCTTAATAGACCCTTATGCGAGGATTGTCATGGAGATTCTCTTGCTGATGCTCATCACGGCACAAAAAATGCTATTTCTGGGAAGTGTAATGCATGTCACAATATTTCAACCAAGGCTGGAAGTGTTGGAGTATCATTGGAAAAAAATTGTATACAGTGTCACAAGAAGAGCCCTCACCATAATACAGAGGCCGCGTTAAATAAAGAATGTACATCTTGCCATGACACACCAGGTGTAAGCGATTATAGCCAAAAAGTGCCATCCTATAAACCTTCAAAAATTACTCCCACAACGGATAGCTGTAAGAACTGTCATCTTGAAGGCACTGTAGATGGACAGAAGGTTGTCAGCATTAAGAAGGCTCATCATGGAATTTCCCTTAAGGGGTGTGATATTTGTCATGACATGAAAAACAAGGCCAGTAAAGACATAAGAATTTGCGAAAGATGTCATGATGTTAAATCCCTACATGAGGTATTGCCACATGTTGAAAAGAGCGCATGTATTGGATGCCATGGGGATAAAATTGTTCCTGAAAAACCAAAACCAAAATCATAATTCTTAGTGAAGGCCAAAGCTCACCCTTATATATTCTTGTTGAGGATGAATAAGGGCATACAGATATGCAATAATATCCCGCTAAAGATTGAAGGATTTTAGCGGGTTATTTTTTAATATATACATTTGTGTTATGCTTTATTGTAAGAGATATAAAAAAAGATATAAATTTATGGATTGGACATTACTTGGAGTCTTTGTTGCTTGAATATGGAGAGTAAAAATGGTAGTAGATTTTCACACACATATATTTAAGAATGACGTTATTGAGAGTCGAGAAAAATATTTTGGGGATAAAAATTATTATTTTTTATATTCTGGGGAAAAGGCAAGGATGATCAATCACAATATGATGCTTGATTCAATGAATGACTCAGGTATAGATTTTGCGGTTGCCATGGGGTTCCCTTGGTATGAGGAGAAACACTGTGATGAACAGAATGAATACTTTAATGATGTGTACGATTTATCCAAGGGAAGGATTATTCCCTTTGGCTCTGTTCCAATACGAAATGGAATTGACATTGATCGATATGTGAAAGGGATAAAGGAGAGTGGACTCTTTGGCATAGGAGAGATTGCCTTCTACAAGGAGGGCATGAATCAGAGAAACAATAATATTCTAAGACAAATTTTTGATTCAGCACAAAGATATTTCCTTCCAGTCTGTCTTCATGTTAATGAGCCAGTTGGACACGAATATATGGGCAAATATGAGCCAAGCCTGAAAATATTATATTCCATACTACTCGATTTTCCGGATTTAACTATAATTCTCGCTCACTGGGGAGGAGGGCTCTTCCTATACGAACTGATGCCTGAGGTTCAGGAG encodes the following:
- a CDS encoding SDR family oxidoreductase, which gives rise to MGLLDGKVAIITGGGRGVGRAEAMVMAKEGAKVVVNDLGGTVSGTGSDAAVANQTVKEIREAGGVAESNFADVSTLDGADSLMWTALSKFGRLDILVNNAGILRDRTVVNMTEEDWDMVLKVHAKHTFLCTRAVARIMKAQGSGGVIINTTSVSGLIGNFGQINYGTAKAGIYAFTKIAAMELAKYGIRVNCVSPSGYTRMVSNLPGMKDMNENIISVEPTAQLALFFASDLSKDLTGRVMGSRGGIHGTSVREFKMTMSEGYQKEGGVAMAKDIADNINEILFKEADLTMG
- the dfsP gene encoding DUF166 family (seleno)protein DfsP produces the protein MSGTQKIAVFQQNNSGEKKIQGIKKYGKGLISIEIISIDSPLPSLIENARSYLPSLIQADLVIDFLKHPDISLDLALLCREKDIPVIASGKRSVIDGVITPPTUCGLSRQVCLGEYGVKFGAPVFSVTVRNNRISDIQVIRGAPCGATWSAAERVVGDRIEDAKSRIGLELQFFCSADPSGWDPIYGKSPVHFAGKIHSTALTTALQTQS
- a CDS encoding SPASM domain-containing protein, with amino-acid sequence MSLRPLGHGKHIYNDYALTKDEYEKYLHAFFHQADEVSKKTGLYFHVYDPIYSRILVQHNVQALKICGLGKYLNVDAEGNVIACLFTDLHVGNIREKSIKEIWLEVISDQFFQKIHDPTNLKGACGECRYNSICGGCRARAFQLTGDWFASDPACYYTMSTDSKT
- a CDS encoding RluA family pseudouridine synthase; translated protein: MPNEIIELTVPEECYLERIDRFLSQSLEIDTSRNHIQRLIRDNNITANGKEIKQNYKVKTNDIIRIELPTPQKLKLERENTPLDIIYEDNSIAVINKPSGIVVHPGPGHWNKTLVNALLYHFNDLSSIGGILRPGIVHRLDKDTCGLMIIAKNDQSHRFIVEEFSHRRVIKRYSAIVVEKPKSDHEIIDKPIGRHPKYRHKMTIMPDGKDSVTEYYLKRIWNTGNGIYSFMDIFPHTGRTHQIRVHLSSNGTPVVGDPIYSKKWQSHKVPFLLLASTYLEFTNPENNERLSFETPLPEHIENFIKKLDKLSL
- a CDS encoding amidohydrolase family protein, which encodes MVVDFHTHIFKNDVIESREKYFGDKNYYFLYSGEKARMINHNMMLDSMNDSGIDFAVAMGFPWYEEKHCDEQNEYFNDVYDLSKGRIIPFGSVPIRNGIDIDRYVKGIKESGLFGIGEIAFYKEGMNQRNNNILRQIFDSAQRYFLPVCLHVNEPVGHEYMGKYEPSLKILYSILLDFPDLTIILAHWGGGLFLYELMPEVQEAFKNVYYDTAASPFLYSDEIYDIVIRIVGSKKILFGSDYPLIKFKRYLNSINTCVKDIEDRENIIHKNAKDILNI